The Streptomyces sp. 11x1 genomic sequence TCACCAGGGTGGCCACGAACGGGAGTTGGGTCACGGTGATCATGAAGATCAGGGCGGGCAGGAGCGGGGCGCGGGTGGCCCAGGCGCGCAGCCGGGCGTTCGGTGTGCCCTGGGTGCGTATGGGGGTCGCCGCCCTCGGCGCTGTCGTGGTCGCGGTCATCGTCCCTCGTACTCCTCGGAGATCTGCTCGGCGAGCTCCTGCGATTTCTTGAGGGCCGACGCGACGGACTGGCGTCCGGCGATGGCCGCGCTGATCTCCAGGGAGACCTTGGTGCCGAGGTCGGTGAACTCGGGGATGCCGACGAACTGGATGCCGGGCGCGGGGCGCGGCTGCACCCCGGGGTCGGTGGGCCGGGCGCCCTCGATGGCCTCGCGGGTCATCTCCTGGAAGGCGGCGGCCTCCTTGCGGTAGTCGGGGTTCGCGTACGTCGACTCCCGTTTGCCGGCGGGGACGTTCGACCAGCCGATCTCTTCGCCGACCAGTTCCTCGTACTCCTTGCCGGACGCCCAGGAGACGAACTTCCATGCCTTGTCGGGGTTGCGGGAGGCCTGCTGGATGCCCCAGGCCCAGGTGTAGAGCCAGCCGGAGGACTCGGTCCTCTCGACCGGCGCCGGTACGTAGCCGATCCTGCCCTTGACCGGGGAGTCGTCCGCCTCCAGGGAACCAGCGGCGGACGTGGCGTCGTACCACATGGCGACCTTGCCCTGGGTCATGTTGTTGAGGCACTCGGCGAAGCCGGCCTGGGCGGCGCCGGATTCGCCGTGCTCGCGCACGAGGTCGACGTAGAACCTGGTGGCCTTCTCGAACTCGGGGGAGTCGAGCCGGGCCTTCCAGTCCTTGTCGAACCAGGTGCCGCCGAAGGTGTTCACGACGGTGGTGAGGGGCGCCATGACCTCGCCCCAGCCGGGCAGTCCGCGCAGACAGATGCCCTTCATGCCGTCCTCGGCCCCGTCGGCCTTCGCGGCGAGGTCGGCGACCTCCTGCCAGGTGGGGTGCTCGGGCATGGTGAGCCCTCGCTCGGCGAAGACGTCCTTGCGGTACATCAGGAAGGACGACTCGCCGTAGAACGGCTCTCCGTAGAGTTTGCCGTCGTCGCCGGTCAGGGACTG encodes the following:
- a CDS encoding sugar ABC transporter substrate-binding protein; translation: MRIPSRRRPRALAAVAAGTLLAPLLSGCWTGAGGAGSGGDAINVLMVNNPQMQELQKLTAAHFTKETGIRVNFTVLPENDVRDKISQDFANQAGQYDVATLSNYEIPVYARNGWLEELDPYVAKDPAFDQQDILKPMRQSLTGDDGKLYGEPFYGESSFLMYRKDVFAERGLTMPEHPTWQEVADLAAKADGAEDGMKGICLRGLPGWGEVMAPLTTVVNTFGGTWFDKDWKARLDSPEFEKATRFYVDLVREHGESGAAQAGFAECLNNMTQGKVAMWYDATSAAGSLEADDSPVKGRIGYVPAPVERTESSGWLYTWAWGIQQASRNPDKAWKFVSWASGKEYEELVGEEIGWSNVPAGKRESTYANPDYRKEAAAFQEMTREAIEGARPTDPGVQPRPAPGIQFVGIPEFTDLGTKVSLEISAAIAGRQSVASALKKSQELAEQISEEYEGR